The following are from one region of the Flavobacteriaceae bacterium UJ101 genome:
- the DPO3A1|dnaE gene encoding DNA-directed DNA polymerase (DNA polymerase III is a complex, multichain enzyme responsible for most of the replicative synthesis in bacteria. This DNA polymerase also exhibits 3' to 5' exonuclease activity. The alpha chain is the DNA polymerase (By similarity); Belongs to the DNA polymerase type-C family. DnaE subfamily.; KEGG: phe:Phep_0866 DNA polymerase III subunit alpha), with the protein MYLIFDTETTGLPKDFNAPITDTDNWPRAIQIAWQLHDEWGQLIEHKDFLIKPDGFDIPYDSEQIHGISTALAQEQGVDLEKVLKEFNDALARSKFVVGQNVGFDVNVMGCEYFRMNTETSMTSLPVLDTCNEDTANLCKIPGGRGGRYKLPTLTELHQHLFHKPFSEAHNATADVEATTRCFFELMRVTEVYAPEELQNGPQYLVEFRQRNTEEFNTVGLKHLNLKKESAKLATSSDSDISKEDLKDNIARLKESQFAHLHNHTQFSILQSTIQIGAIVDKAVEEKMPAVAMTDTGNMMAAFHFVKAVSGHNKKVLEKKKQAEENGEAFNEQTIKPIVGCEFFVCENHLDKTKKDNGYQVVMLAKNKNGYHNLAKMSSIAYVEGFYYVPRIDRKIIEQYKEDIIVLTGNLYGEIPSKILNVGEKQAEEALLWWKEQFGEDLYIEIMRHNQDDEKRANETLLRFSKEHNVKLIATNNTYYLDKKDAEAHDILLCVKDGEKKDTPIGRGRGYRYGLPNQEYYFKSQDQMKDLFKDLPEAILNIQEIVDKIEPFILARDVLLPAFDIPEEFISKEDQLDGGKRGENAFLRHLTYEGAKIRYSEITEEIRERLDFELEVIEKTGYPGYFLIVEDFIREARKMGVSVGPGRGSAAGSAVAYCLWITNLDPIQYDLLFERFLNPDRVSMPDIDIDFDDEGRQKVIDYVIDKYGASQVAQIITYGTMAAKSAIRDTARALDLDLGSADRLAKLVPDMKLKKLFGFSKEELETKLKTSPDLLQNANELINISKGQGSSLEVETVNQARVLEGSLRNTGIHACGVIITPDDITKFVPVARAKDSDLYVTQFDNSVVESAGLLKMDFLGLKTLTLIKDAVQFVKERHGIEIIPDEIPIDDEKTYELFQRGETVGIFQYESAGMQKYMRELKPSVFADLIAMNALYRPGPIEYIPSFIKRKHGDEEIVYDLEASKEYLEETYGITVYQEQVMLLSQKLANFTKGEADVLRKAMGKKILSLLEELKPKFVNGGKANGHDEKTLNKIWKDWEAFASYAFNKSHSTCYAWIAYQTAYFKAHYPSEYMASVLSNNMNDIKSVTFFMEECKRMGIEVLGPDINESNYRFTVNDRGAIRFGMGAVKGVGEGAVAAIVKERKENGLYNSVVDAVKRIDLRAANKRAFENLAYAGAFEGFGNITRAQFFHIEKETTTLEKIIKFGQKYQESKLMAQSSLFGEALDDSIAEPVIPKCDDWPTMLRLSKEKEVVGIYITSHPLDDYKHEIEHFTNMTLDQLDGNEAMLVGKEMTFAGIVTDVQHRTSARTGKDFAILTIEDYKGSKDFMLFGEEYLRMRHFLVLEKFLHFKVTVTPKRNGDGFYTNIKSIQLLQDVMENYAKSISLIIEINDLTDTMALELTELIKNSEGEGQIKLIVHDERSGTYMNLPSRKEKVAIDKHFINQLHTISGVQYKLN; encoded by the coding sequence ATGTATTTAATTTTCGATACTGAAACAACAGGATTACCAAAAGATTTTAATGCACCAATAACGGATACCGATAATTGGCCTCGTGCGATTCAAATTGCATGGCAATTACATGATGAATGGGGACAATTAATTGAACATAAAGATTTTTTAATTAAACCAGATGGTTTTGATATCCCTTACGATTCAGAGCAAATTCATGGTATCTCAACGGCTCTGGCACAAGAACAAGGTGTTGATTTAGAAAAGGTTTTGAAAGAATTTAATGATGCTTTAGCCCGTTCTAAATTTGTAGTAGGACAAAATGTTGGCTTTGATGTCAATGTAATGGGGTGTGAGTATTTTAGAATGAATACAGAAACTTCCATGACAAGCCTTCCTGTTTTAGATACTTGTAATGAAGATACAGCCAACTTATGTAAAATACCTGGAGGGCGAGGAGGTCGTTATAAGTTACCTACTCTAACAGAATTACATCAACATTTGTTTCATAAACCTTTTTCAGAAGCACATAACGCTACAGCCGATGTGGAAGCAACAACACGTTGTTTTTTCGAATTGATGCGCGTAACAGAAGTTTATGCTCCTGAAGAATTACAAAATGGACCGCAATATTTAGTAGAATTCCGTCAGAGAAATACAGAAGAATTTAATACAGTTGGTTTAAAACACTTAAATCTAAAGAAAGAGAGTGCGAAATTAGCTACTTCTTCTGATTCTGATATTTCTAAGGAAGATTTAAAAGATAATATTGCACGGTTAAAAGAGTCTCAATTTGCTCATTTACATAATCATACACAATTTTCTATATTACAATCTACTATTCAAATTGGAGCGATTGTAGACAAAGCTGTAGAAGAAAAAATGCCTGCCGTAGCCATGACGGATACCGGAAATATGATGGCAGCTTTTCACTTTGTAAAGGCAGTCTCAGGTCATAATAAAAAGGTTTTAGAAAAGAAAAAACAAGCAGAGGAAAATGGTGAGGCATTTAATGAACAAACTATAAAACCTATTGTAGGATGTGAATTCTTTGTATGTGAGAATCATTTAGATAAAACTAAAAAAGATAATGGTTATCAGGTGGTTATGTTAGCTAAAAATAAGAATGGCTATCATAATTTGGCTAAAATGTCATCTATTGCTTATGTAGAAGGTTTCTATTATGTGCCTCGAATTGATCGTAAAATAATTGAACAATATAAAGAAGATATTATAGTTTTAACAGGTAATTTATATGGAGAGATACCTAGTAAAATTTTAAATGTAGGAGAAAAACAAGCTGAAGAAGCATTGCTTTGGTGGAAAGAACAATTTGGGGAAGATTTGTACATTGAAATCATGCGTCATAATCAAGACGATGAGAAACGTGCGAATGAAACGCTATTGCGTTTTTCTAAAGAACACAATGTTAAATTAATAGCGACGAATAATACATATTATTTAGATAAAAAGGATGCAGAAGCGCACGATATTTTGTTGTGTGTAAAAGATGGAGAAAAAAAAGATACTCCTATTGGTCGAGGTCGAGGATATCGTTATGGATTGCCTAATCAGGAATATTATTTTAAATCTCAAGATCAAATGAAGGATTTGTTCAAAGATTTACCTGAAGCGATTTTGAATATTCAAGAAATTGTAGATAAAATAGAACCCTTTATTTTAGCTCGAGATGTTTTATTACCAGCATTTGATATTCCAGAAGAATTCATCTCAAAAGAAGACCAGCTAGATGGAGGGAAAAGAGGAGAAAATGCTTTTTTAAGACATCTAACGTATGAAGGAGCTAAAATTCGCTATAGTGAAATTACTGAAGAAATTCGCGAGCGATTGGATTTTGAACTAGAAGTAATTGAAAAAACAGGATATCCAGGATACTTTTTAATTGTAGAAGATTTTATTCGAGAAGCTCGTAAAATGGGTGTTTCTGTTGGGCCAGGTCGTGGGTCTGCTGCAGGATCAGCTGTAGCCTATTGTTTATGGATAACCAACTTAGACCCTATTCAATATGATTTATTATTTGAGCGGTTTTTAAATCCAGACCGTGTATCCATGCCTGATATCGATATTGATTTTGATGATGAAGGACGTCAAAAAGTAATTGATTATGTAATTGATAAGTATGGAGCAAGTCAAGTAGCTCAAATTATTACTTATGGAACTATGGCAGCTAAATCCGCTATCCGTGATACAGCTCGTGCGCTAGATTTGGATTTAGGAAGTGCAGATCGTTTAGCAAAGTTAGTTCCTGATATGAAGTTAAAAAAACTATTTGGCTTTAGTAAAGAAGAACTAGAAACTAAACTAAAAACAAGTCCTGATCTATTACAAAATGCAAATGAATTAATTAATATATCAAAAGGCCAGGGGAGTTCATTAGAAGTAGAAACCGTTAATCAGGCTCGAGTATTAGAAGGGTCACTTCGAAATACAGGAATTCATGCTTGTGGAGTTATTATTACACCTGATGATATTACAAAATTTGTCCCTGTTGCTCGTGCAAAGGATTCTGATTTATATGTAACCCAATTTGATAACTCAGTGGTCGAAAGTGCTGGTTTATTGAAAATGGATTTTTTGGGATTAAAAACATTGACGTTAATTAAAGATGCTGTACAGTTTGTAAAAGAACGTCATGGAATAGAAATTATTCCAGATGAGATTCCGATAGATGATGAAAAAACCTATGAATTATTCCAGCGAGGAGAAACCGTAGGAATATTTCAGTATGAATCCGCTGGAATGCAAAAGTATATGAGGGAGTTAAAACCTTCTGTTTTTGCAGATTTAATTGCCATGAATGCTTTGTATCGTCCAGGTCCTATAGAATATATTCCGAGTTTTATTAAGCGTAAACATGGAGATGAAGAAATTGTATATGATTTAGAAGCGAGTAAAGAGTATTTAGAAGAAACGTATGGTATTACGGTTTATCAGGAGCAAGTAATGCTTCTTTCTCAGAAGTTAGCTAATTTTACAAAAGGTGAAGCTGACGTGTTACGTAAAGCGATGGGAAAGAAAATACTTTCTTTACTAGAAGAATTGAAACCTAAGTTTGTAAATGGAGGAAAAGCTAATGGTCATGATGAGAAAACGTTAAATAAAATTTGGAAAGATTGGGAAGCATTTGCCTCTTATGCCTTTAATAAATCACATTCAACATGTTATGCATGGATTGCGTATCAAACAGCTTATTTTAAAGCACATTACCCATCAGAATATATGGCCTCTGTACTATCTAATAATATGAATGATATTAAATCGGTTACCTTTTTTATGGAAGAATGTAAACGAATGGGTATTGAAGTTTTAGGTCCGGATATTAATGAAAGTAATTATCGATTTACTGTAAATGATCGTGGAGCTATTCGTTTTGGAATGGGTGCTGTAAAAGGAGTAGGTGAAGGTGCTGTAGCGGCTATTGTAAAAGAACGGAAAGAAAATGGTTTGTATAACTCTGTAGTAGATGCTGTAAAGAGGATTGATTTACGTGCTGCGAATAAAAGAGCATTTGAGAATCTAGCTTATGCAGGAGCTTTTGAAGGGTTTGGTAATATTACTAGAGCACAGTTTTTCCATATTGAAAAGGAAACAACTACATTAGAAAAAATTATCAAGTTTGGACAAAAATATCAGGAAAGTAAATTGATGGCACAGTCTTCCTTATTTGGAGAAGCTTTAGATGATTCTATTGCTGAACCTGTAATTCCTAAATGTGATGATTGGCCTACCATGCTTCGATTGAGTAAAGAAAAGGAAGTAGTTGGAATTTATATTACTTCACATCCATTAGATGATTATAAGCATGAAATTGAGCATTTTACTAATATGACATTAGATCAGTTAGATGGGAATGAAGCAATGTTAGTTGGTAAAGAAATGACTTTTGCAGGTATTGTGACGGATGTGCAACATCGAACCTCAGCAAGAACAGGAAAAGATTTTGCTATTTTAACAATAGAAGATTATAAAGGAAGTAAAGATTTTATGCTTTTTGGTGAAGAATATTTACGAATGCGCCATTTTTTAGTCTTAGAAAAGTTTTTACATTTTAAAGTAACAGTTACACCTAAAAGAAATGGAGATGGTTTTTATACTAATATAAAATCAATTCAATTATTACAGGATGTAATGGAAAATTACGCAAAATCAATTTCATTAATTATTGAAATTAATGATTTAACTGACACAATGGCGCTAGAACTGACAGAATTAATTAAAAATAGCGAAGGTGAGGGGCAAATAAAACTGATTGTTCATGATGAGCGTTCAGGAACTTATATGAATCTTCCTTCTCGTAAAGAAAAGGTTGCAATTGATAAACATTTTATAAATCAATTACATACAATTAGTGGTGTACAATATAAACTGAATTAA
- the rfbB|rffG gene encoding dTDP-glucose 4,6-dehydratase (Catalyzes the dehydration of dTDP-D-glucose to form dTDP-6-deoxy-D-xylo-4-hexulose via a three-step process involving oxidation, dehydration and reduction; Belongs to the NAD(P)-dependent epimerase/dehydratase family. dTDP-glucose dehydratase subfamily.; KEGG: afe:Lferr_0602 dTDP-glucose 4,6-dehydratase), whose product MNKKILITGGAGFIGSHVVRHFVTQYPNYTIYNLDALTYAGNLENIRDIEKATNYTFIKADIRDRDVMNKLFEKYQFDSVIHLAAESHVDRSITDPNAFIETNVLGTANLMNAARAIWKDDFENKLFYHVSTDEVYGSLGETGYFVETTPYDPQSPYSASKAASDQMVRAYHNTYGFPIKISNCSNNYGPNHFPEKLIPLFIHNIQNNKPLPVYGDGNYTRDWLYVLDHARAIDEVFHNGKLGDTYNIGGFNEWKNLDLVKLLCSIMDEKLGKEKGISEELITYVKDRPGHDRRYAIDATKLNKELGWEPSVTFEEGLEKTVQWFLDNKEWLENVTSGDYQKYYEKQYNS is encoded by the coding sequence ATGAATAAAAAGATATTAATTACAGGGGGGGCAGGATTTATAGGAAGTCATGTGGTACGACATTTTGTAACCCAATACCCGAATTATACAATTTATAATTTGGATGCTTTAACTTATGCAGGGAATTTAGAAAATATACGAGATATAGAAAAGGCAACTAATTATACCTTTATCAAAGCTGATATAAGAGATCGAGATGTAATGAATAAACTTTTTGAAAAATATCAATTTGATTCAGTTATCCATTTAGCTGCAGAGAGTCATGTAGATCGTTCTATAACTGATCCTAACGCTTTTATTGAAACGAATGTTTTAGGAACAGCTAATTTGATGAATGCCGCAAGAGCTATTTGGAAAGATGATTTTGAAAATAAACTATTTTATCATGTTTCGACTGATGAAGTTTATGGTTCACTTGGAGAGACTGGGTATTTTGTTGAAACAACGCCTTATGATCCACAATCTCCATATTCAGCTTCAAAAGCAGCTTCAGATCAGATGGTTAGAGCTTATCATAATACATATGGTTTTCCTATTAAGATATCCAATTGTTCTAATAATTATGGGCCTAATCATTTCCCAGAAAAATTAATACCTTTATTTATACATAATATACAAAATAATAAACCTTTACCGGTGTATGGTGATGGAAATTATACACGAGATTGGTTGTATGTGCTAGATCATGCAAGGGCTATTGATGAGGTTTTTCATAATGGAAAATTAGGAGATACTTATAATATAGGAGGGTTTAACGAATGGAAAAATTTAGATTTGGTCAAGTTGTTATGTTCGATAATGGATGAGAAATTAGGCAAAGAGAAAGGAATTAGCGAGGAACTGATTACTTATGTGAAAGATCGTCCAGGTCATGATAGACGTTATGCAATTGATGCAACAAAGTTAAATAAAGAATTAGGATGGGAGCCTTCTGTTACTTTTGAAGAAGGTTTAGAAAAAACAGTACAATGGTTTTTAGATAATAAAGAATGGTTAGAAAATGTAACTAGTGGAGATTATCAGAAATATTATGAAAAACAATATAATTCTTAA
- a CDS encoding bifunctional thioredoxin reductase/thioredoxin (In the N-terminal sectio; belongs to the class-II pyridine nucleotide-disulfide oxidoreductase family; Contains 1 thioredoxin domain.) — translation MALDVTDATFEEVVLKSDKPVLVDFWATWCGPCKMIAPAIEALAADFDGKAIVTKVDVDNNNESAASYGVRNIPTILFFKGGEVVDKHVGVATKDVLAAKLNALV, via the coding sequence ATGGCATTAGATGTAACAGATGCAACTTTTGAAGAAGTGGTGTTAAAATCAGACAAACCAGTATTAGTAGATTTTTGGGCAACTTGGTGTGGTCCATGTAAAATGATTGCTCCGGCAATTGAAGCTCTAGCAGCTGATTTTGATGGGAAAGCTATTGTGACAAAAGTAGATGTAGATAACAATAATGAATCTGCAGCTTCTTATGGAGTACGTAATATCCCAACTATTTTATTTTTTAAAGGAGGAGAGGTAGTAGATAAACATGTAGGAGTTGCTACAAAAGATGTTTTAGCAGCAAAATTAAATGCACTAGTATAA
- the rsmB|sun gene encoding 16S rRNA (cytosine(967)-C(5))-methyltransferase (Specifically methylates the cytosine at position 967 (m5C967) of 16S rRNA; Belongs to the class I-like SAM-binding methyltransferase superfamily. RsmB/NOP family.; KEGG: lan:Lacal_1975 16S rRNA (cytosine967-C5)-methyltransferase), with translation MKLHKNLCQAVVDALEEIFFEDRYADKVVQYTLKKDKRWGSKDRAFIAENIYDIVRWKRWIMSVSDIALERKNLWRFLGTWLVLNEVRLPYDWKEFNQIDFKKIQQKSKRLLSNRKVRESIPDWLDEMGVQELGVKIWEKELHAQNEKAEIVLRANRLKGSVRQLQRELKQIDLQTEFIEGYDDALQLERRRNVFVTEAFKKGLFEVQDASSQLVAPFLDLEPGMRVIDTCAGAGGKTLHIASLMKNKGKIIAMDIHEWKLGELKKRAKRNGANNIETKVIDSNKVIKRLKETADRVLIDAPCSGIGVLKRNPDTKWKLQPEFIDRIKKTQEDILESYSRLVKPTGKLVYATCSIFPSENEKQIEKFLEKHPEFQLEDERKILAYETGYDGFYMARLKRVDS, from the coding sequence ATGAAATTACATAAAAATTTGTGTCAAGCTGTTGTTGATGCATTAGAAGAAATATTTTTCGAAGATCGCTACGCTGATAAAGTAGTTCAATATACATTAAAAAAAGACAAACGCTGGGGAAGCAAAGATCGTGCTTTTATAGCTGAAAACATATATGATATTGTACGTTGGAAACGTTGGATTATGTCAGTTTCAGACATTGCGTTAGAACGTAAAAATTTATGGCGTTTTTTAGGAACTTGGCTGGTTTTAAATGAAGTTCGATTACCTTATGATTGGAAAGAATTTAATCAAATCGATTTTAAAAAAATTCAACAAAAGTCAAAACGCTTATTATCGAATCGAAAAGTTCGAGAATCTATTCCTGATTGGTTAGATGAAATGGGAGTTCAAGAACTAGGTGTTAAAATATGGGAAAAGGAATTACATGCTCAAAACGAAAAAGCAGAAATTGTCTTACGAGCCAATCGTTTAAAAGGAAGCGTTCGTCAATTACAACGTGAATTAAAACAAATTGATTTACAAACAGAATTTATTGAGGGTTATGATGATGCACTACAATTAGAACGAAGACGAAATGTTTTTGTTACAGAAGCTTTCAAAAAAGGACTATTTGAAGTTCAAGATGCTTCATCTCAATTGGTTGCTCCTTTTTTAGATTTAGAGCCTGGAATGCGTGTTATTGACACTTGTGCTGGAGCTGGTGGAAAAACCTTACACATTGCTTCTTTAATGAAAAACAAAGGAAAAATCATTGCAATGGACATTCATGAATGGAAATTGGGCGAACTTAAAAAGCGTGCTAAGCGTAATGGAGCTAACAATATTGAAACAAAAGTTATTGATTCTAATAAAGTTATCAAACGTTTAAAGGAAACTGCAGATCGTGTCTTAATTGATGCTCCTTGTTCAGGAATTGGGGTTTTAAAACGTAACCCTGATACTAAATGGAAACTTCAACCTGAATTTATAGATCGTATTAAAAAAACTCAAGAAGATATTTTAGAGTCTTATTCTAGATTAGTAAAACCAACAGGTAAACTGGTTTATGCTACGTGTTCTATTTTCCCTTCTGAAAATGAAAAGCAAATAGAAAAATTTTTAGAAAAGCATCCTGAATTTCAATTAGAAGATGAAAGAAAGATTTTAGCCTACGAAACAGGTTATGATGGTTTTTACATGGCTCGTCTTAAGCGGGTTGACAGTTAA
- the manA|MPI gene encoding mannose-6-phosphate isomerase (Seems to be involved in the degradation of glucomannan; Belongs to the mannose-6-phosphate isomerase type 1 family.; KEGG: pbt:ING2E5B_0931 mannose-6-phosphate isomerase), with amino-acid sequence MKELIYPMRFIPIPKIRIWGGNKLKEIFYKDFSQTKIGESWEISTIENDVSIVSNGILKGKTLQELLEKYKECFLGNKNYKRFGNQFPLLIKFIDAADDLSIQVHPNDELARKRYNSFGKTEMWYVMDVEDNANLILGFNQNLSKERYQEILNEGSIEKYLNYEKVKKGDSFFVEAGLIHAIGKGVMIAEIQQTSDLTYRVYDWNRKDVDGNERELHTDLALDALKYEQTNNCKIIKKESNLVDSEYFIVNKFDVAQNGLIRNLLDIDSFIIYMIVEGDIKLNGNIILRKGETILFPAIYKEEIIFEGDGKVLEIYI; translated from the coding sequence ATGAAAGAGTTAATATATCCGATGAGATTTATTCCTATTCCTAAAATAAGAATTTGGGGAGGTAATAAACTGAAAGAAATATTTTATAAAGATTTTAGTCAAACAAAAATAGGAGAAAGTTGGGAGATTTCTACTATAGAAAATGATGTTTCTATAGTATCTAATGGAATTTTGAAAGGAAAAACTTTACAAGAATTATTAGAAAAATATAAAGAGTGTTTTTTAGGAAATAAAAATTATAAAAGATTTGGGAATCAGTTTCCCTTGTTAATTAAATTTATTGATGCAGCAGATGATCTTTCTATTCAAGTTCATCCTAATGATGAATTAGCTAGAAAACGTTATAATTCTTTTGGAAAGACAGAAATGTGGTATGTAATGGATGTAGAAGATAATGCAAATTTGATTTTAGGATTTAACCAGAATCTTTCAAAAGAACGATATCAAGAGATTTTAAATGAAGGGAGTATTGAAAAATACTTAAATTATGAAAAAGTAAAAAAAGGTGATTCTTTTTTTGTTGAAGCAGGTTTAATTCATGCAATAGGAAAAGGAGTTATGATTGCTGAAATACAACAAACTTCTGATTTAACTTATAGAGTTTATGATTGGAATCGTAAAGATGTAGATGGAAATGAACGAGAACTGCATACAGATCTTGCATTAGATGCTTTGAAATATGAGCAAACAAATAATTGTAAAATTATTAAAAAAGAGTCTAATTTAGTTGATAGTGAGTATTTTATAGTAAATAAATTTGATGTAGCCCAAAATGGACTTATAAGAAACTTGTTGGATATTGATAGTTTTATAATTTATATGATTGTAGAAGGGGATATTAAACTAAATGGAAATATTATATTAAGAAAAGGAGAAACTATTTTATTCCCTGCCATTTATAAAGAAGAAATTATCTTTGAAGGTGATGGGAAGGTTTTAGAAATATATATTTAA